A window of Mucilaginibacter sp. PAMC 26640 contains these coding sequences:
- a CDS encoding AAA family ATPase, whose product MELTENNIKALLAKLPKLKDEIQKVIVGQDHILDELLVAFLAGGHCLLEGVPGLAKTLIVKTMSQALHLSFRRIQFTPDLMPTDIIGTEILEEDHATGKRFFKFNKGPLFANIILADEINRTPPKTQSALLEAMQEFEVTYGGQTYPLDKPFFILATQNPIEQAGTYPLPEAQLDRFLLLIKIGYPTEQEEFAILNRTTGTKKADVQAVITAEEITQAQALVRQVTINEDLTRYVSQVIRATRPDTTEVAYVKEWVRWGAGPRAGQALILTAKARALLKGRYSVLMEDIHAMAPAVLRHRILTNFKAEAEGITSDRVTEELIKVIERKTGR is encoded by the coding sequence TTGGAACTAACCGAAAATAATATCAAAGCCCTGCTGGCGAAGTTGCCGAAGTTGAAAGATGAGATCCAAAAGGTGATTGTGGGGCAGGATCATATCCTGGACGAGTTACTGGTTGCTTTCCTGGCCGGGGGCCATTGCCTGCTGGAGGGCGTGCCCGGACTGGCGAAAACACTGATCGTTAAAACCATGTCGCAGGCCTTGCACTTGTCGTTCAGGCGCATCCAGTTTACGCCGGATCTGATGCCGACGGATATCATAGGTACCGAGATCCTGGAAGAGGACCATGCCACCGGCAAGCGTTTCTTCAAATTCAATAAAGGACCATTATTTGCCAACATTATTTTGGCGGATGAGATCAACCGTACGCCGCCAAAAACACAGTCGGCACTGCTGGAAGCCATGCAGGAGTTTGAAGTAACTTACGGCGGGCAAACTTATCCGCTGGATAAACCTTTCTTCATCCTTGCAACCCAAAACCCGATTGAGCAGGCCGGTACCTATCCCCTGCCCGAAGCACAGCTCGACCGGTTCTTATTACTGATAAAAATTGGCTACCCAACCGAACAGGAAGAATTTGCAATATTGAACCGCACCACTGGTACCAAAAAAGCCGATGTGCAGGCGGTGATCACCGCCGAAGAAATTACGCAGGCGCAGGCATTAGTAAGGCAAGTAACCATCAACGAGGACCTGACACGCTACGTGAGCCAGGTGATCCGAGCAACCCGCCCCGATACCACCGAAGTGGCCTACGTAAAAGAATGGGTACGCTGGGGTGCAGGCCCGCGGGCCGGGCAGGCGCTCATCTTAACGGCGAAAGCACGGGCACTTTTAAAAGGGCGCTACAGCGTTTTGATGGAGGATATCCATGCCATGGCCCCGGCGGTATTAAGGCACCGCATCCTGACGAATTTTAAGGCGGAAGCCGAAGGGATCACATCAGACAGGGTTACGGAAGAACTGATCAAAGTAATAGAACGCAAAACCGGGCGCTAA